In the genome of Streptomyces globosus, one region contains:
- a CDS encoding beta-glucosidase: protein MSGALSRRSAVRLLGALGAAGAALGAGGCGAPLPPGATARTGTRTAPAPAAGAGAAAGAGRPGSAARVEALLERLTLEEKTALLHGAPDPAARGPAGHLPGVPRLGIPPLRFAEGPAGVRAAGPATALPAPVVLASAFDPALAREYGRILGREGRALGQDVLLAPAAGLIRTPLGGRNSEAFSEDPRLTADLVAEVVRGIQDEGVVAAVRHFALSSREQGRHTADAVAGERTLHESALRGFEAAAAAGAGAVVAAPHKVNGIRACENRTLLEDVLRDRWGFGGWVLSHRDTSHGTVASIGAGLDMEMPGGTRFGAPLVEAVRAGTVAEASVDQAVRRILTVMDRFGRLDGRSAARPARDAAAGARLARRVATAGAVLLRNERGTLPLSGAAARSLAVIGPTARMPSAGAAGGTPAAASPLSALARRAGNGASVVHAAGEDIHGRPLPADLLTPPAALDDRWVAAGRTWSHEGRFTLTADDDWTLLVHYSGERPTVRLDGEELFPLRQGAAEQDAGGLPAAAPDGLALRRRTVSLRAGEHRLSVTARGGPRGQRFRLRRTTGATRAADVAEAVRVAKSARSVVVFAHEETADGADRASLGLPGGQAALIEAVAAANPRTAVVLNTPSATAMPWLARTGAVLQMYHPGQEGAEAAASVLFGDTDPGGRLTQTFPADGRRTPAAGSPQGPGPGGREEYTEGVHTGHRWYDAQRVAPLFPFGHGLSYTSWEYADLAVRPEGGGLRVEFTVRNTGRRKGTEVAQVYVGPSPRLALEQPLRALAGYRRLTLGPGQSERVAVGVDVRALSCWDPEKHGWVLGTGRREVFAGRSSRDLPLRAGAVVRSG, encoded by the coding sequence ATGAGCGGGGCCCTCTCCCGGCGTTCGGCGGTGCGGCTGCTCGGCGCCCTCGGTGCGGCAGGCGCGGCGCTCGGCGCGGGCGGCTGCGGAGCCCCGCTGCCTCCCGGCGCCACCGCCCGTACGGGCACCCGTACCGCCCCCGCCCCGGCGGCGGGCGCAGGCGCCGCCGCCGGGGCCGGGCGGCCGGGCAGCGCCGCCCGGGTCGAGGCGCTGCTGGAGCGGCTCACGCTGGAGGAGAAGACCGCCCTCCTGCACGGCGCCCCCGACCCCGCCGCGCGCGGCCCGGCCGGCCACCTGCCGGGCGTGCCGCGCCTGGGCATTCCGCCGCTGCGGTTCGCCGAGGGACCCGCCGGGGTGCGGGCGGCCGGGCCGGCCACCGCCCTGCCCGCGCCCGTCGTGCTGGCCTCCGCCTTCGATCCGGCACTGGCACGCGAGTACGGCCGCATCCTCGGCCGCGAGGGCCGCGCCCTCGGCCAGGACGTGCTGCTCGCTCCCGCGGCCGGCCTCATCCGCACCCCCCTCGGCGGCCGCAACTCCGAGGCCTTCTCCGAAGACCCGCGGCTGACGGCCGACCTGGTCGCCGAAGTGGTCCGCGGCATCCAGGACGAGGGCGTCGTCGCCGCCGTCCGGCACTTCGCGCTCTCCTCCCGGGAGCAGGGCCGGCACACCGCCGACGCCGTCGCCGGGGAGCGGACGCTGCACGAGAGCGCGCTGCGCGGCTTCGAGGCGGCCGCGGCCGCCGGGGCCGGCGCCGTCGTGGCCGCCCCGCACAAGGTCAACGGCATCCGCGCCTGCGAGAACAGGACCCTCCTGGAGGACGTGCTGCGCGATCGCTGGGGCTTCGGCGGCTGGGTGCTCTCCCACCGGGACACCTCCCACGGCACCGTCGCGTCCATCGGCGCCGGCCTCGACATGGAGATGCCGGGCGGCACCCGCTTCGGAGCCCCGCTCGTGGAGGCCGTCCGCGCCGGCACCGTCGCCGAGGCCTCCGTCGACCAGGCGGTGCGCCGCATCCTGACCGTGATGGACCGGTTCGGCCGCCTCGACGGCCGATCCGCCGCCCGGCCCGCCCGCGACGCGGCCGCCGGGGCGCGGCTCGCCCGCCGCGTCGCCACCGCAGGCGCCGTGCTGCTCCGCAACGAACGCGGCACCCTGCCGCTGTCCGGAGCCGCTGCCCGCTCCCTCGCCGTCATCGGCCCCACCGCCCGGATGCCGTCCGCCGGTGCGGCAGGCGGCACCCCCGCGGCCGCCTCCCCGCTCTCCGCCCTCGCCCGGCGCGCCGGGAACGGCGCCTCGGTGGTCCACGCCGCCGGCGAGGACATCCACGGCCGACCGCTCCCCGCGGACCTGTTGACCCCGCCCGCAGCCCTCGACGACCGGTGGGTCGCCGCGGGGCGCACCTGGAGCCACGAAGGCCGCTTCACGCTCACCGCAGACGACGACTGGACCCTCCTCGTCCACTACTCGGGCGAGCGGCCGACCGTCCGCCTCGACGGCGAGGAGCTCTTCCCCCTGCGGCAGGGCGCCGCCGAGCAGGATGCGGGCGGGCTGCCGGCCGCCGCACCCGACGGGCTCGCCCTCCGCCGCCGCACCGTCTCCCTGCGGGCGGGCGAGCACCGGCTGTCCGTCACCGCCCGGGGCGGCCCCCGCGGGCAGCGTTTCCGGCTGCGCCGCACCACGGGCGCGACGAGGGCCGCGGACGTGGCCGAGGCCGTACGGGTCGCGAAGTCCGCCCGCAGCGTCGTCGTGTTCGCCCACGAGGAGACCGCCGACGGCGCGGACCGGGCCTCGCTGGGCCTGCCCGGCGGACAGGCCGCCCTGATCGAGGCCGTCGCCGCGGCGAACCCGCGCACCGCCGTCGTGCTCAACACGCCCTCGGCCACGGCCATGCCGTGGCTGGCCCGCACCGGCGCGGTCCTCCAGATGTACCACCCCGGCCAGGAGGGCGCGGAGGCCGCCGCGTCCGTCCTCTTCGGCGACACCGACCCGGGCGGGCGGCTCACCCAGACCTTCCCGGCCGACGGGCGCCGCACCCCGGCGGCCGGGTCCCCGCAGGGCCCGGGGCCGGGCGGGCGCGAGGAGTACACCGAGGGCGTCCACACCGGCCACCGCTGGTACGACGCGCAGCGGGTGGCGCCGCTGTTCCCCTTCGGGCACGGGCTGTCGTACACCTCCTGGGAGTACGCGGACCTCGCGGTCCGGCCCGAGGGCGGCGGGCTGCGCGTGGAGTTCACCGTCCGCAACACCGGCCGCCGCAAAGGCACCGAAGTGGCCCAGGTGTACGTCGGCCCCTCGCCCCGGCTCGCGCTCGAACAGCCCCTGCGGGCCCTGGCCGGCTACCGGCGCCTCACGCTGGGGCCGGGGCAGTCCGAGCGGGTCGCCGTCGGCGTGGACGTGCGGGCCCTGTCCTGCTGGGATCCGGAGAAGCACGGCTGGGTCCTGGGCACGGGCCGGCGGGAGGTCTTCGCGGGCCGCTCCTCGCGCGACCTGCCGCTGCGGGCGGGGGCGGTCGTCCGGAGCGGATAG
- a CDS encoding type II toxin-antitoxin system VapB family antitoxin — translation MAGRARIDISLDAELVVEVMVLAGVASPQDAVEAVVRDYIARGHRTEARVQAQDEPRRTPDPLVQPPQG, via the coding sequence ATGGCAGGCAGAGCCAGGATCGACATCAGCCTCGACGCGGAACTCGTGGTGGAGGTGATGGTCCTCGCCGGGGTCGCCTCACCTCAGGACGCGGTCGAGGCCGTCGTACGCGACTACATCGCCCGCGGGCACCGCACCGAGGCGCGCGTGCAGGCGCAGGACGAGCCGCGGCGCACCCCCGACCCCCTGGTGCAGCCGCCGCAGGGCTGA
- a CDS encoding DUF4442 domain-containing protein, translating into MSADQMNVGELLAATVPMAKTLNLQFLETTPERAVVRLPDQPDYHNHVGGPHAGAMFTLAESASGAIVLAAFGDQLSRAVPLAVKAEIAYRKLAKGVVTATATLGRPAADVVAELDAGGRPEFPVTIAIQREDEAVTGEMTVVWTLRPNA; encoded by the coding sequence ATGAGCGCAGACCAGATGAACGTGGGCGAACTGCTCGCCGCGACCGTGCCCATGGCCAAGACCCTGAACCTCCAGTTCCTGGAGACCACCCCGGAGCGCGCGGTCGTCCGGCTGCCGGACCAGCCCGACTACCACAACCACGTGGGCGGCCCGCACGCCGGCGCCATGTTCACCCTGGCCGAGTCCGCCAGCGGCGCCATCGTGCTCGCCGCGTTCGGCGACCAGCTCTCGCGCGCCGTGCCCCTCGCGGTGAAGGCCGAGATCGCCTACAGGAAGCTCGCCAAGGGCGTCGTCACCGCCACCGCCACGCTGGGCCGCCCCGCCGCCGACGTCGTCGCCGAGCTCGACGCCGGAGGCCGCCCCGAGTTCCCTGTCACCATCGCCATCCAGCGCGAGGACGAGGCCGTGACCGGGGAGATGACCGTCGTGTGGACCCTGCGCCCCAACGCATGA
- a CDS encoding MFS transporter — protein sequence MSSPATHPAPPAPAPRRRRPAWAGRNYTLLTGAAVITNLGSHGALIASAFAVLEAGGSGGDVGLVAAARTLPLVLFLLVGGAVADRLPRHRVMVAANALNCTSQAAFAVLVLTGTPQLWQMMLLTALCGTGTAFFNPAAEGMLLSSVSGEHANRAFALFRMAMNGAGIGGAALGGAMIAAMGPGWVLAVDAAAFALAGALRAALDVGRVAERAPGGGLLADLREGWVEFRTRPWLWSIVLQFSVVVAVVGAAEAVYGPLVARDQLGGPAPWGLALALFGVGTLAGAVLMMVWKPRRLLLVGTLCVFPLALPSAGLAVPLPVWGLCAVMFVSGAAIEVFGVNWMTTMHQEIPEDKFSRVSAYDWFGSVSMLPLATALAGPAEAAFGRTNALWGCAVLVVAVTAAVLAVPDVRRMTRRPSPPKAGALPAPAPGAAAEPETVHT from the coding sequence GTGAGTTCCCCCGCCACCCATCCCGCCCCGCCCGCACCGGCCCCGCGGCGCCGCAGGCCCGCCTGGGCCGGCCGCAACTACACGCTGCTGACGGGTGCGGCCGTCATCACCAACCTCGGCAGCCACGGAGCGCTCATCGCCTCGGCGTTCGCCGTCCTGGAGGCGGGGGGCTCCGGGGGCGACGTCGGCCTGGTGGCGGCGGCCCGCACCCTGCCGCTGGTGCTGTTCCTCCTGGTCGGCGGCGCCGTCGCCGACCGGCTGCCACGCCACCGGGTGATGGTCGCGGCCAACGCCCTCAACTGCACCTCGCAGGCCGCCTTCGCCGTCCTCGTGCTCACGGGGACGCCGCAGCTGTGGCAGATGATGCTGCTCACCGCGCTCTGCGGCACCGGCACGGCCTTCTTCAACCCGGCCGCCGAGGGCATGCTGCTCTCCAGCGTCTCCGGCGAGCACGCGAACCGCGCGTTCGCCCTGTTCCGGATGGCGATGAACGGCGCCGGCATCGGCGGGGCCGCGCTGGGCGGCGCGATGATCGCCGCGATGGGTCCCGGCTGGGTCCTCGCCGTCGACGCGGCCGCGTTCGCGCTGGCCGGCGCGCTGCGCGCCGCCCTCGACGTCGGCCGCGTCGCCGAACGGGCGCCGGGCGGCGGCCTGCTGGCCGACCTGCGCGAGGGGTGGGTGGAGTTCCGTACCCGGCCCTGGCTGTGGAGCATCGTGCTCCAGTTCTCGGTCGTCGTCGCGGTCGTCGGTGCGGCCGAGGCCGTGTACGGGCCGCTCGTGGCCCGCGACCAGCTGGGCGGCCCCGCCCCCTGGGGCCTGGCGCTCGCCCTGTTCGGGGTGGGCACCCTCGCCGGCGCCGTCCTGATGATGGTGTGGAAGCCGCGCCGGCTGCTGCTGGTGGGCACCCTGTGCGTGTTCCCGCTGGCGCTGCCGTCGGCCGGGCTCGCCGTCCCGCTGCCCGTGTGGGGCCTGTGCGCGGTGATGTTCGTCAGCGGCGCGGCCATCGAGGTGTTCGGCGTGAACTGGATGACGACGATGCACCAGGAGATCCCGGAGGACAAGTTCTCCCGGGTCTCCGCCTACGACTGGTTCGGCTCGGTGTCGATGCTGCCCCTGGCGACGGCCCTGGCGGGACCCGCCGAGGCGGCCTTCGGCCGTACGAACGCGCTGTGGGGCTGCGCCGTCCTGGTCGTGGCGGTCACCGCCGCGGTCCTCGCGGTGCCCGACGTCCGCCGGATGACGCGCCGGCCCTCGCCCCCGAAGGCCGGCGCGCTGCCCGCCCCCGCGCCTGGGGCTGCTGCGGAGCCGGAGACGGTGCACACCTAG
- a CDS encoding GNAT family N-acetyltransferase, translating to MIDVVLRLSARDLVHADLASCGWAGSDHHLAGVAQQLARARAGEVDYLAVCPGTDIPVAKGGVDYQAKEGVGTLWQLAVHPALQSCGIGTFLVEAAELRIKDRGLRRAELAVEEANPRARALYQRLGYVAYDRQPDSWDEQAPDGSLRRHETMCTLMRKELS from the coding sequence ATGATCGATGTTGTACTGAGGCTGTCAGCCCGTGACCTGGTGCATGCGGACCTGGCGTCGTGCGGGTGGGCGGGGTCTGACCACCACTTGGCCGGCGTGGCCCAGCAGTTGGCGCGTGCTCGGGCTGGTGAGGTCGACTACCTGGCAGTCTGCCCTGGGACGGACATCCCTGTGGCAAAGGGCGGTGTCGACTACCAGGCCAAGGAGGGCGTCGGCACGTTGTGGCAGCTGGCAGTCCACCCCGCATTGCAGTCGTGTGGGATCGGCACGTTCCTCGTCGAAGCCGCAGAGCTGCGGATCAAGGACCGCGGTCTGCGGCGGGCCGAGCTGGCTGTGGAGGAAGCCAACCCCCGGGCTCGTGCGCTGTACCAGCGACTGGGCTATGTCGCGTACGACCGCCAGCCGGACTCGTGGGACGAACAAGCCCCCGATGGATCGTTGCGCCGCCACGAAACGATGTGCACGTTGATGCGGAAGGAACTGTCCTGA
- a CDS encoding spermidine synthase: MPDVDRDRAWLLTVDGAPQSYVDLDDPEHLEFEYARRIAHVLDCAADPGRPLDLVHLGGGALTLPRYAAATRPGSRQSVVEFDAGLAALVAEHLPLPAGSGVTVYVDDARAWLDAAPADSADVLVADVFGGSRVPAQLTSVEYARRAARVLRPGGVYAANLADGAPFGFLRGQLANFRAAFDRVALVAEPGVLRGRRFGNAVLLASDRELPLAALARRCAADAFPARVEDGPALERFVRGALPVADADAVASPEPPDGAFGIG, translated from the coding sequence ATGCCGGACGTCGACCGGGACCGGGCGTGGCTGCTGACCGTCGACGGCGCCCCCCAGTCGTACGTCGACCTCGACGACCCGGAGCACCTGGAGTTCGAGTACGCCCGCCGCATCGCGCACGTCCTGGACTGCGCGGCCGATCCGGGCCGCCCGCTGGACCTGGTGCACCTCGGCGGCGGCGCCCTGACGCTGCCGCGCTACGCGGCGGCCACCCGCCCCGGATCGCGGCAGTCCGTCGTCGAGTTCGACGCCGGGCTGGCCGCGCTGGTGGCGGAGCACCTGCCGCTGCCCGCCGGATCAGGCGTGACGGTGTACGTCGACGACGCGCGGGCCTGGCTGGACGCGGCGCCCGCGGACAGCGCGGACGTCCTCGTCGCCGACGTGTTCGGCGGCTCGCGCGTGCCGGCGCAGCTGACGTCCGTGGAGTACGCGCGCCGGGCGGCCCGGGTCCTGCGGCCCGGCGGGGTGTACGCAGCCAACCTGGCGGACGGGGCGCCGTTCGGCTTCCTCCGCGGCCAGCTGGCCAACTTCCGCGCCGCCTTCGACCGGGTGGCCCTCGTCGCCGAGCCGGGCGTCCTGCGCGGCCGCCGCTTCGGCAACGCCGTCCTGCTCGCCTCGGACCGGGAACTCCCCCTCGCCGCGCTGGCCCGGCGGTGCGCCGCCGACGCCTTCCCCGCACGAGTGGAGGACGGGCCCGCGCTGGAGCGGTTCGTGCGCGGCGCCCTCCCGGTCGCCGACGCGGACGCCGTCGCCTCGCCCGAGCCGCCCGACGGCGCGTTCGGCATCGGCTGA